In Salarias fasciatus chromosome 9, fSalaFa1.1, whole genome shotgun sequence, the genomic stretch aagtttatttattcaacagatgagttgatgatgaatgaatgaatgaatggatgaatgagaaTGAAATGACAGCCAGGCTGTCTTCACTGTCAGCTCTGACCTCTTCTCCGAGAAACTGGGGCAAAGGTCAAAGCTATCTGAAGCCTGCTTGAACTTTGTGCAGGTATCCATATTAATATAAGCCCAATATTAACTAATAATTGATGTTTTAAGTGTTTATTTCAGCTCTTATAGCGACTCTTTTCAATTTAAATCGCCTTCATGTCGGCTAACCAGTTTAGCTCCCTGTGTCTATCAGCACCATTTATTTAGCTTGATAGCCGTGTTAGCAATCAAACATCAGATATACACTCGGTGCTAGTTTTCTCCAAGAAACCAGGATAACTAGCTTTACTAACCAGATTATCGTGTCTGGAAGCTAAAGTCAAGCGTCTAAATGATAATTTTCTAACACGAACGTTGCTGTTTTACCTTCTTATTTTGACAAAACGCCACGGCGCGGTGCACCTCAGGGCCACAGCAGCCATTTAAACCCGGGGATGGAAGTCCAAAGTGCAGGAGGACGGAGGTAGTTACTGAAGAGTTAACTAGCTTAGCCACGTAGCTAACCAGCAGCTAACGTACGACCGCTGTTTACACCGCTGATCCCGCCCACTCAGCAGCTTCGCGCCCTCTCATTGGCCCAAGGGAAGAGTCAATGCTCCAATGAGAGAAGAGTTCAAATGAACAGCTGTCTCTTCTAAACCAATCGAAATTCACGTTGAAAGCGAGAGCCCGCCTTCGTGCGTGTgattcagccaatcagcgcggGGAGCTCATTAATTATGCAGTGAGACGATGCAGAGGCTCTAACGCTCCGTCCGCCTCTCTGGATGCTCGGAATAAAACACCATGCCGCAGCCGAAATCCCGCAAAATCGCCGTGCTGGGTTACAGGTCGGTGGGTAAGTGCTCCGCGTGAATCGGCTACGTGAACCGCTGTAGTTAAAGCTGCGTTAAAGCGTGCGGAGTCCATCCCGTGGTGCGTCCACATGAAGCGGCACATGGAGCCAGTGGGGAGCCGCCGCTGTCAGCAGCAGGGCTTCACATCCAACACCTGCATGCAGCTGCACGTCCACACCTGCAGCGGTAATTGGCTCCATGCTGGGATTGGTCAGctggcagccaatcagatggtgcagtagtagtagcagcaggtGTGGTCCTGATGCTGCGGCTGGGAGCATCGCTGCAGATCCACGAGCTGTGCACGCTCTGACAGGCTCGTTCCTGCTTGTTCCTGCTCTAACTGGACTGTGCATGCTCTAACCAGGCTGTGCATGCACTGCACACTATGAGCTGTCCGTCACAGAACACAAGACCAATCAGTCACCAATcagtcatgcacacacagggacaacatgcaaactccacatcatAATGCTGGAAAACCAAGCTGAGGACTTTCAAACTGTTAGGAGAGAGTGCTTACCACTACAGCACATACACAGTAAAACCAATAATGTCTCTGCACTCTTTTTCAGTAATAAATTGTCACGTCTTTCActgtaaaactgaatttatttaatgtttatgGTGTGAAAAAGCATCTTCACTCAATTTAAGTTACCAGTACTCTCAAAGAGTCAAAGTGCTGTGAACAGCTGGCACTTGTTTTAACAGcacaaaagagcaaaaaaaaaacacaaaaaaaaaaaacaagttttgtgGGTTTATTTGTTATTTCCAACAGTGCGGTGAACTATTTATTCTGCACGCGAGCGACTAAAAATCGGTACCCTGCAGGGACGCTTTGGATTGATTTTTGGATCAAAACTGCACAAATGAATCAGTTTTATGAGTTTAGAGCACGAAGCTAACAGTCAGGATTCACAATGTGGCATATTTCCCATTCTGAGGTGTATAAACCTTTTCAACAGGATCACAATGTTAATCAAAAGTGGAATCGAATTAAGAATCATTCAGCAAGAAGCATATAATTGTCTAATTACACGATCATTTTGGACATTGGAATAAAGCCTCTTGTAGATGCAGAAACTTGCCAAATATATAACCATATACTGTGTCCTCTGTTCTGTCTAAAACTGTAATATTTATTCgcatttctttaaaatcagcTACAAATTATTATGACTCTACTCAGCCTGATGTTATGAAGGATTTCCCCTGGGATCCATAGTATTTCTACTCTTTTCACCAACATGTACATCATCCATCAgatctgtttttgaaaaaaaaaaaactgtaaaggaACTGAAAACACCCTTCATTTACAATAAATGTAGTTCTATTGATGCATTATTATGATTACTGTTAATATTATAAGTTGTAGTAATAGACATATTTTTGCCCATAATTACCACATTATTGCCTTTATTACATTTAACTTGATCAAAACTAATAATTTATTggcttttttacatttaaatttgtTGAAAATTGTTACTTTTATGGGTTTgttccatgtgtgtgtgcagggaaaTCGTCCCTCACCATCCAGTTTGTGGAGGGTCAATTTGTGGACTCCTACGATCCCACCATAGAAAACAGTGAGTACCTCCTCTCAgtctgttgccgtggaaacgctGTTGGTGATGCTGTTAAAGTTTGCTCGGATCTGATGTTTGTGACTCCGTCTGTCAGCATTTACCAAAACCATGACGGTCAACGGGCAGGAGTACAACCTGCAGCTGGTGGACACGGCCGGCCAGGTGAGCTCCTGAACACTCCTCAATTACatgagtcagaggaggaagagagtaGTGGGATTACTGTTTGGTGTTACTTTATAACactgtgtgtgctgcaggacgAGTACTCTATCTTCCCTCAGAGCTACACCATCGATGTTGACGGCTACATCCTCATCTACTCAGTTACATCCTACAAAAGCTTTGAGGTGGTCAGAGTGATCCACGAGAAGCTGCTGGACATGGTGGGAAACGTTCagtaagtacacacacacacacacacacacacacacacaccagtgtgtcTAAAGCCACTTTGTATCTCCTACTGTCACACactctctgttttctgcttctctCTCCAGAGTCCCCATTATTTTAGTTGGCAACAAGAAGGATCTGCACATGGAGAGGTAAGAGCTCCagatatatataatatatactgcacacacacacaaaaatcaatGCACTCAAAAAGGCCCACCCCTACTTTCTGTTCAGGGCGGGGTTTAACATGAAGATTCTAGGAATAAATGCTGAATTCTGTCTAAATCTCAAATTTTCAGTTAAAGACATGAGTTAAAATCTGACCATACATGTTCATCATGCCTCCTGTAAATGTAAATCAAAACTAATGTTTGAGAACATGTTTAACGTATGTTTTAATCATTCCACTTTTGTGCACCagggggcagtagtgagtcaGTTCATTCAGTTGGTACCAGAAGCAAACCTCAAAATGAATCCAATGCAGAGGTGCAGAACATGAATTCGGCGGGGTTTTGTTCAGTGGATGGTTCCGCTGTGGTTCTGACCCGTTCTCCCTCCAGAGTGATCAGCTTCGAGGAGGGGAAAGCTCTGGCCGAGTCGTGGAACGCGGCCTTCCTCGAGTCTTCAGCCAAAGAAAACCAGGTGAGGTGTGACAGGTGAGCGAGGCGTTCGCCGACCGTGGGGAATCTGACCGCTCCCTCTGCTCCCCCTCAGACGGCGGTGGAGGTGTTCAGGAGGATGATCctggaggtggagaagatggaggcGGGTCAGCCGCAGGGCCGGACCACCTGCTCTGTCATGTAATTCCTCGTCCTCGCCatccggagcgccgccgccacccgCGGGCAGGAGACCGCGCCGGCCGCCACGGCTGCTCAAGACTTTCAGAGTCTGTAGATTTAAGGTCAACAATCCTGAGAGTTTCTGTCCGCGAGTCGTCATGAACCAAACAACACCAGAAACAGTCTCTATCGACATGTGAACCGACAGAAAAACTCAGGAAAATAAGGCGGACTGTGAACTGTAGGTCTGCTGTGAGCTGAGAGAGGATTTAAACCCCCCCACGAGAAACACACGACCTTCAGGACGCTTATTTAAACTCCTCCTTAGAATAAGTACATGTTATTTTAACAGTGTCAGGATGATTTTACCGTCTTGGGATTTCAACTTGAGTCAAAAGAACGACTAAAAGTCACATCTATCAAAAAATAAGTCCAGAAAAAGAGTAGAAAATATAAGAACGTAGTCAAAGTTTGCCCGGTCCAGATTTACCCGTTGATAATCctggtccagctgctgctgttctagAACCTTCTGTGAATTTGTTCCTCATCTTGGGACATCGTGCTGTTTAGACCACGATTAGCTTCAGGAGTTTtactgtagcagcattctgttgtcatacagtgacacctagtggttCCTTTATATATCGATATATCAGTTACTTCTTATAAATGAGCACATGAGTagtaaaatactgaaaacattGTGACTTTTAGTCTGGGTAATGCGGCAAAATGCTGAATACATTTACTGGCTGCTGAAAAGCAactgcaataattaacaagctATAAGTcgcatctgtcaaaaaaaatgcatcatgaaTTGAAAAATAACATATAAGTCCTATTTataattatttctttgttttcttcatcctggtAACGGTTTCTTTTCTCCAGTTTCTCACATACTTCCTGCTTCTCTTtactgtttttctatttttactttaaattctgcagtggactttttctttttctctttcagtgaaATACAGTAGTAAAGGAGGTTTCTCTGTGGTGCTGTAGCAGCATTCTTTTGTCATGTattgacatctagtggtcacagatggtatttacaggtttatttttattcagaaatTGCTTCTAAACAACTCTTGCCAGAACATCCAAACAAccaaaataatttttaaaaaagtatgaAATTACATTAACATACTGTGTTTTCTTGACTGTAAGTTCatcttttaaatgtatttggCTGGTCACGGGCCTCATATAAACTAAAATATAGACTACACAGCATGTGGAatgacttttttccccctttctcttGACGCATTTTTGACAGAAGCAACTTATAGTCCAGGAAACACAGTAATGTTTAATATACCATATATTCTGGACTGTGACACTTTTTTTCGGTTTGGATAGTCACAGAACTAAAATATGACCGTAAATACCATCTAGGACCACTAGATGCCACTGTATcacaacagaaaactgcttctgtGGCACAGAAATACTTCCATCACTgctacagattttttttcttaatcccTCCTCATGACTCATTCTTGGCAGATGTATACTCTGGTATATAGTCTGGAAAGTACAGTAGTAGCAAAATTAGTTGTATCAGAAGAGCTGTATGTATGTCAGTCTGTGCATTGTTACCATTGACGACggcacaaacaagaaaaaaaagatttagcCTGTCAGGCTACCAAGAGGGCAAAAAACCCTTCATGAAATAGACATTTACAGGTCCTCAAATGTCACGTAAACTGAGATACACACATCCCTGATGCTACATTATcgccctgcagacacacagagacttTAAACATTTGTTCCGCTCGTTAACTGAACCAACAATGCATGAAATCCTAACACACGTCAGCGTCTCTACCCAAACACTCCATCCCTTCTCCCCCTAAAACCATCAAAGCTGCTATCGAAGCCCCTCCGCCTGCGATTCTTCTATATTTAACTAAAAACCCTTTTATATGGAGAATTTtaaggtttttgtgtttttatgactgttgtCATTAAAGCTGTGTTTGGCTAAAGAGCTCCATTGTGTTGTATTTTGGTAAATGCTGAagattctgtgtgtgtctttgaagacatttgaacttaaagcgatacttcaacattttggcaaattggcccatttagtgcaattcctcagtcatttcgaacagcatacttactttatTTGTGaaggcgagctattgtttattcagaggtgagtcgggaaAGGTTTTCGGGagggacacaatggaagtgaatggtatttttgttccccctcgtcaaactcatcaaatacaaaatccaacaaccccaaaacactttggtggacacgttataatccgcacattcactacgctgtgaaatattgatgcaaaattaccagattgagttgttta encodes the following:
- the LOC115393973 gene encoding GTP-binding protein Rheb-like, yielding MPQPKSRKIAVLGYRSVGKSSLTIQFVEGQFVDSYDPTIENTFTKTMTVNGQEYNLQLVDTAGQDEYSIFPQSYTIDVDGYILIYSVTSYKSFEVVRVIHEKLLDMVGNVQVPIILVGNKKDLHMERVISFEEGKALAESWNAAFLESSAKENQTAVEVFRRMILEVEKMEAGQPQGRTTCSVM